A genome region from Anolis carolinensis isolate JA03-04 chromosome 6, rAnoCar3.1.pri, whole genome shotgun sequence includes the following:
- the plekhh3 gene encoding pleckstrin homology domain-containing family H member 3 isoform X2 has protein sequence MPFPGGLWWLLCCRQGFTLLRRDYGEAGREEEEAAAEESFELRSPVVGEGPTLQVTLTQPSSRASSGSERSLPVTEEMHSLITEKKCGRVQGESDAIVKGWLQREVRGGIKTPWLRPRKYWFVLTEESLDYYSGCEMSARRLGSLVLTSLCSVLWPDKQTYKETGYWAVTVFGRKHCYRLYTEHLNEAVHWVCALQKVIVSKAPVQTPTQILMCDIEENRNSPEILDQIYHNNPVLCYTGGPMYAPLLPFPYAAPGGQGYAGLRDEAVKLFHSLQQLEGVREPALLMQGVLQTCHDLPPLVDEIYCQLVKQTTEPPMPGAPSDLRYWQLLTCMSCTFLPSLPVLCYLQLHLQRTERRFPDSEMVLYGHFITEALCKTKGRECVPSLDEIARLMRRQEMVCTVHCPGTDTCQVAITSHTTVQEVARELMLRLGLACSPNSFVLYEESWQHGCPLPEDALVADVLARFENLTGEEQYWKPPARLWFRHYGRPTVDSVPCDSQEFALLFKKGIYHCSIICWTLERHLSGQAAGETEGKTTQPSSGRGQHEQMEAISSDETTGGQTNLSQPGGQVVGLWFCPL, from the exons GGACCTACCTTGCAGGTGACTCTCACACAGCCAAGCAGTCGTGCCAGCAGTGGTTCTGAAAG GTCTTTGCCAGTGACTGAAGAAATGCACAGTTTGATCACAGAGAAGAAGTGTGGTCGAGTGCAAGGTGAATCTGATGCTATAGTGAAAG GCTGGCTGCAGAGAGAAGTCCGGGGTGGTATTAAAACTCCATGGTTGCGTCCTCGCAAGTACTGGTTCGTGCTGACAGAGGAATCCCTTGACTACTACAGCGGGTGTGAGATGAGCGCCCGGCGCCTTGGCTCTCTTGTTCTCACTAGCCTTTGCTCTGTGCTGTGGCCAGACAAGCAGACCTACAAAGAGACAG GATACTGGGCCGTTACAGTTTTTGGCAGGAAACATTGTTACCGACTATACACAGAACACTTAAATGAGGCTGTGCATTGGGTCTGTGCTTTGCAGAAGGTCATTGTCAGCAAGGCTCCTGTGCAGACCCCCACCCAGATTCTCATGTGTGACATTGAG GAAAACCGTAACAGCCCAGAAATCTTGGATCAGATTTATCACAATAATCCTGTACTGTGTTATACGGGTGGCCCAATGTATGCACCGTTGTTGCCTTTTCCTTATGCAG CTCCAGGTGGCCAAGGGTATGCAGGGCTCCGCGATGAAGCTGTTAAGCTTTTTCACTCCCTGCAGCAACTGGAGGGGGTACGAGAGCCAGCCCTGCTCATGCAAGGGGTGCTGCAGACTTGCCATGACCTCCCACCTCTAGTGGATGAGATCTACTGCCAACTGGTGAAGCAAACAACAGAGCCACCAATGCCAGGTGCACCCTCAGACTTGCGCTACTGGCAACTGCTCACGTGCATGAGCTGCACGTTCCTGCCTTCCTTGCCTGTACTATGCTACTTGCAGCTGCATCTACAACG GACAGAACGTAGGTTCCCCGACTCAGAGATGGTTCTGTATGGACACTTCATCACAGAGGCCCTGTGCAAGACTAAGGGCCGGGAGTGTGTGCCCTCACTGGATGAGATTGCACGGCTAATGAGACGCCAAGAAATGGTGTGCACTGTGCACTGCCCTGGCACTGACACGTGCCAGGTGGCCATCACGTCCCATACCACAGTCCAAGAG GTGGCCCGGGAACTGATGTTGCGCCTGGGCCTGGCCTGTAGCCCCAACTCGTTTGTCCTCTATGAGGAAAGCTGGCAGCATGGATGCCCCCTTCCAGAGGATGCCCTGGTGGCAGATGTCCTCGCTAGGTTTGAAAA CTTGACTGGGGAAGAGCAATACTGGAAGCCCCCCGCGAGACTCTGGTTCAGGCACTATGGGCGTCCAACCGTGGACAGTGTCCCATGCGACAGCCAAGAATTTGCACTGCTATTTAAAAAG GGGATTTATCACTGCAGTATTATCTGCTGGACTTTGGAACGGCACCTCTCTGGCCAAGCAGCGGGTGAAACAGAAGGAAAGACGACACAGCCATCTTCAGGAAGAGGCCAGCATGAGCAGATGGAAGCGATTTCAAGTGATGAGACAACTGGAGGCCAAACCAACCTATCGCAGCCTGGTGGACAAGTGGTTGGCCTTTGGTTTTGCCCTCTTTGA
- the tubg1 gene encoding tubulin gamma-1 chain, which produces MPREIITLQLGQCGNQIGFEFWKQLCAEHGISPEGIVEEFATEGTDRKDVFFYQADDEHYIPRAVLLDLEPRVIHSILNSPYANLYNPENIYLSEHGGGAGNNWASGFSQGEKIHEDIFDIIDREADGSDSLEGFVLCHSIAGGTGSGLGSYLLERLNDRYPKKLVQTYSVFPNQDEMSDVVVQPYNSLLTLKRLTQNADCVVVLDNTALNRIATDRLHIQNPTFSQINQLVSTIMSASTTTLRYPGYMNNDLIGLIASLIPTPRLHFLITGYTPLTTDQAVASVRKTTVLDVMRRLLQPKNVMVSMGRDRQTNHCYIAILNIIQGEVDPTQVHKSLQRIRERKLANFIPWGPASIQVALSRKSPYLPSAHRVSGLMMANHTNISSLFERTCHQYDKLRKREAFLEQFRKEDIFKENFDELDDSRKIVQELIDEYHAATRPDYISWGTQEQ; this is translated from the exons ATGCCGAGGGAGATCATCACACTGCAGCTGGGGCAGTGTGGCAACCAAA TTGGGTTTGAATTCTGGAAGCAGCTTTGTGCAGAGCATGGCATCAGTCCTGAGGGTATTGTAGAGGAATTTGCCACGGAGGGTACTGATCGCAAAGATGTGTTTTTCTATCAG GCAGATGATGAGCACTATATCCCACGAGCTGTTCTCCTGGACTTGGAACCACGAGTAATACATTCCATTCTGAACTCTCCATATGCTAACCTGTACAACCCAGAAAATATATACCTGTCTGAACATGGCGGTGGGGCTGGGAACAACTGGGCCAGTGGATTTTCACAG GGGGAAAAGATTCATGAAGATATTTTTGACATTATAGACAGAGAAGCTGATGGCAGTGACAGCTTAGAG GGTTTTGTGCTGTGCCATTCCATCGCAGGCGGGACTGGCTCTGGTTTGGGTTCTTACCTCCTGGAGAGATTAAATGACAG GTATCCTAAGAAACTGGTACAGACATATTCAGTCTTCCCCAACCAGGATGAAATGAGTGATGTAGTAGTGCAGCCATACAACTCCCTCTTGACGCTCAAGCGGCTCACACAGAATGCTGATTGTGTG GTGGTTCTAGACAATACAGCTTTGAACCGCATTGCTACTGACAGGCTGCACATCCAGAATCCAACATTTTCTCAAATCAACCAGCTG GTCTCCACCATCATGTCTGCCAGTACCACTACATTGCGCTATCCAGGCTACATGAATAATGACTTGATTGGATTGATTGCTTCCCTTATCCCCACTCCCCGGTTGCACTTCCTCATCACAGGCTACACACCGCTTACCACAGACCAGGCT GTGGCCAGCGTTCGCAAAACTACTGTCCTTGATGTGATGCGACGGCTGCTGCAGCCCAAGAACGTCATGGTGTCCATGGGACGTGATCGGCAGACAAACCATTGCTACATTGCCATCCTGAACATCATCCAGGGAGAAGTGGATCCCACCCAG GTCCATAAGAGTTTACAGCGGATCCGGGAGAGAAAACTCGCTAACTTCATTCCATGGGGCCCGGCTAGCATTCAAGTGGCACTTTCCAGGAAATCTCCCTACTTGCCATCAGCACATAGGGTCAGCGGTCTGATGATGGCAAATCACACCAATATCTCGTCG CTCTTCGAACGTACCTGCCATCAATACGACAAACTACGCAAACGTGAAGCCTTCCTGGAACAGTTCCGCAAGGAAGACATATTCAAAGAGAATTTTGATGAGCTTGATGATTCCCGCAAGATTGTGCAGGAGCTGATTGATGAGTATCATGCTGCCACTCGGCCTGACTATATTTCCTGGGGCACACAAGAGCAATGA
- the plekhh3 gene encoding pleckstrin homology domain-containing family H member 3 isoform X1, with protein sequence MPFPGGLWWLLCCRQGFTLLRRDYGEAGREEEEAAAEESFELRSPVVGEGPTLQVTLTQPSSRASSGSERSLPVTEEMHSLITEKKCGRVQGESDAIVKGWLQREVRGGIKTPWLRPRKYWFVLTEESLDYYSGCEMSARRLGSLVLTSLCSVLWPDKQTYKETGYWAVTVFGRKHCYRLYTEHLNEAVHWVCALQKVIVSKAPVQTPTQILMCDIEENRNSPEILDQIYHNNPVLCYTGGPMYAPLLPFPYAAPGGQGYAGLRDEAVKLFHSLQQLEGVREPALLMQGVLQTCHDLPPLVDEIYCQLVKQTTEPPMPGAPSDLRYWQLLTCMSCTFLPSLPVLCYLQLHLQRRTERRFPDSEMVLYGHFITEALCKTKGRECVPSLDEIARLMRRQEMVCTVHCPGTDTCQVAITSHTTVQEVARELMLRLGLACSPNSFVLYEESWQHGCPLPEDALVADVLARFENLTGEEQYWKPPARLWFRHYGRPTVDSVPCDSQEFALLFKKGIYHCSIICWTLERHLSGQAAGETEGKTTQPSSGRGQHEQMEAISSDETTGGQTNLSQPGGQVVGLWFCPL encoded by the exons GGACCTACCTTGCAGGTGACTCTCACACAGCCAAGCAGTCGTGCCAGCAGTGGTTCTGAAAG GTCTTTGCCAGTGACTGAAGAAATGCACAGTTTGATCACAGAGAAGAAGTGTGGTCGAGTGCAAGGTGAATCTGATGCTATAGTGAAAG GCTGGCTGCAGAGAGAAGTCCGGGGTGGTATTAAAACTCCATGGTTGCGTCCTCGCAAGTACTGGTTCGTGCTGACAGAGGAATCCCTTGACTACTACAGCGGGTGTGAGATGAGCGCCCGGCGCCTTGGCTCTCTTGTTCTCACTAGCCTTTGCTCTGTGCTGTGGCCAGACAAGCAGACCTACAAAGAGACAG GATACTGGGCCGTTACAGTTTTTGGCAGGAAACATTGTTACCGACTATACACAGAACACTTAAATGAGGCTGTGCATTGGGTCTGTGCTTTGCAGAAGGTCATTGTCAGCAAGGCTCCTGTGCAGACCCCCACCCAGATTCTCATGTGTGACATTGAG GAAAACCGTAACAGCCCAGAAATCTTGGATCAGATTTATCACAATAATCCTGTACTGTGTTATACGGGTGGCCCAATGTATGCACCGTTGTTGCCTTTTCCTTATGCAG CTCCAGGTGGCCAAGGGTATGCAGGGCTCCGCGATGAAGCTGTTAAGCTTTTTCACTCCCTGCAGCAACTGGAGGGGGTACGAGAGCCAGCCCTGCTCATGCAAGGGGTGCTGCAGACTTGCCATGACCTCCCACCTCTAGTGGATGAGATCTACTGCCAACTGGTGAAGCAAACAACAGAGCCACCAATGCCAGGTGCACCCTCAGACTTGCGCTACTGGCAACTGCTCACGTGCATGAGCTGCACGTTCCTGCCTTCCTTGCCTGTACTATGCTACTTGCAGCTGCATCTACAACG CAGGACAGAACGTAGGTTCCCCGACTCAGAGATGGTTCTGTATGGACACTTCATCACAGAGGCCCTGTGCAAGACTAAGGGCCGGGAGTGTGTGCCCTCACTGGATGAGATTGCACGGCTAATGAGACGCCAAGAAATGGTGTGCACTGTGCACTGCCCTGGCACTGACACGTGCCAGGTGGCCATCACGTCCCATACCACAGTCCAAGAG GTGGCCCGGGAACTGATGTTGCGCCTGGGCCTGGCCTGTAGCCCCAACTCGTTTGTCCTCTATGAGGAAAGCTGGCAGCATGGATGCCCCCTTCCAGAGGATGCCCTGGTGGCAGATGTCCTCGCTAGGTTTGAAAA CTTGACTGGGGAAGAGCAATACTGGAAGCCCCCCGCGAGACTCTGGTTCAGGCACTATGGGCGTCCAACCGTGGACAGTGTCCCATGCGACAGCCAAGAATTTGCACTGCTATTTAAAAAG GGGATTTATCACTGCAGTATTATCTGCTGGACTTTGGAACGGCACCTCTCTGGCCAAGCAGCGGGTGAAACAGAAGGAAAGACGACACAGCCATCTTCAGGAAGAGGCCAGCATGAGCAGATGGAAGCGATTTCAAGTGATGAGACAACTGGAGGCCAAACCAACCTATCGCAGCCTGGTGGACAAGTGGTTGGCCTTTGGTTTTGCCCTCTTTGA